Proteins from one Lepidochelys kempii isolate rLepKem1 chromosome 6, rLepKem1.hap2, whole genome shotgun sequence genomic window:
- the LOC140912788 gene encoding myb/SANT-like DNA-binding domain-containing protein 7: MMESQNRKRAPAWTEREVRDLIAVWGEESVLSELRSSFRNAKTFVKISQGMKDRGHNRDPKQCRVKLKELRQAYQKTREANSRSGSEPQTCRFYDELHAILGGSATTTPAMLFDSFNGDGGNTEAGFGDEEDDDEEEVVDSSQQASGETGFPDSQELFLTLDLEPVPPEPTQGCLLDPAGGQGTSAACVSMITGSSPSQRLVKLRKKKKTHSR, translated from the exons atgatggagtcccagaatcgcaaaagagctccagcatggaccgaacgggaggtacgggatctgatcgctgtttggggagaggaatccgtgctatcagaactccgttccagttttcgaaatgccaaaacctttgtgaaaatctcccagggcatgaaggacagaggccataacagggacccgaagcagtgccgcgtgaaactgaaggagctgaggcaagcctaccagaaaaccagagaggcgaacagccgctctgggtcagagccccaaacatgccgcttctatgatgagctgcatgccattttagggggttcagccaccactaccccagccatgttgtttgactccttcaatggagatggaggcaatacggaagcaggttttggggacgaagaagatgatgatgaggaggaggttgtagatagctcacagcaagcaagcggagaaaccggttttcccgacagccaggaactgtttctcaccctagacctggagccagtaccccccgaacccacccaaggctgcctcctggacccagcaggcggacaagggacctctg ctgcatgtgtttcaatgatcacaggatcttctccttcacagaggctagtgaagcttagaaagaaaaaaaaaacgcactcgcgatga